The Ktedonobacteraceae bacterium genome has a window encoding:
- a CDS encoding glycosyltransferase, which translates to MTDKTYRISVVVPTYKRPDLLHQCLAALSMQDLDPSDYEIIVVDDAACENTRRQVDQWAACMRDRKPGSCPVPAIRYIPVTGSHGPAVARNIGWRAAHGEIIAFTDDDCIPTPGWLSAGLATFNSGVVGVSGKLVMPLDHIPTDYERDAVQLEKSEFVTANCFYRRDVLERVGGFDEHFRMAWREDSDLFFTIHEHVEQCGYREGMCAALMPGRAQGVGSERPQHLPAQTMMAPASFKDDHIAKKPARKGDNCDPFHALIYVPRAVVIHPLRPAPWGISLKQQRKSMYNALLYKKHPQLYRQKVQAAPPWHYYCIVVALLIALASILAGFWFIALGAITAWMLMTGRFVLQRLRDTSHAPSHVLEMIVTSMLIPPLSIFWRIIGAIRFRVFFL; encoded by the coding sequence GTGACAGACAAGACGTATCGCATTTCAGTCGTAGTGCCCACCTACAAACGCCCGGATTTACTCCATCAATGCCTGGCGGCCCTTAGTATGCAAGACCTTGACCCATCCGACTATGAAATCATCGTCGTTGACGATGCCGCGTGCGAAAACACCCGGCGGCAGGTAGATCAATGGGCCGCGTGTATGAGGGATAGAAAGCCAGGTAGCTGCCCGGTGCCTGCGATACGCTATATTCCCGTCACTGGCTCTCATGGGCCAGCGGTGGCTCGCAATATTGGCTGGCGTGCCGCACATGGCGAAATAATCGCCTTTACAGATGATGACTGCATTCCAACGCCGGGCTGGCTCAGTGCGGGCCTGGCGACCTTTAATTCTGGCGTTGTGGGAGTGTCTGGAAAACTCGTCATGCCCCTGGATCATATCCCCACCGATTACGAGCGCGACGCCGTTCAACTTGAGAAGTCCGAATTCGTGACTGCCAACTGCTTCTACCGCCGGGATGTACTCGAGCGCGTGGGTGGCTTCGATGAACATTTTCGCATGGCATGGCGCGAGGACAGCGACCTTTTCTTTACCATACATGAGCATGTTGAGCAATGCGGGTACAGAGAAGGCATGTGTGCCGCACTCATGCCGGGGCGAGCGCAAGGAGTTGGTAGCGAGCGACCCCAACATCTGCCGGCGCAAACAATGATGGCCCCTGCCTCTTTCAAGGACGACCACATTGCAAAAAAGCCTGCGCGCAAGGGGGATAACTGCGATCCTTTCCATGCCCTGATCTACGTTCCCAGGGCGGTTGTCATTCACCCGCTGCGCCCGGCGCCCTGGGGGATAAGCCTGAAGCAGCAGCGCAAAAGTATGTACAACGCGCTGCTCTACAAAAAGCACCCCCAACTCTACAGGCAAAAAGTTCAGGCCGCGCCACCCTGGCACTACTACTGTATCGTCGTTGCGCTGCTCATCGCCCTTGCGAGTATCCTGGCCGGGTTCTGGTTCATCGCGTTGGGCGCAATTACTGCCTGGATGTTGATGACAGGGCGATTCGTCTTACAGCGATTGCGCGATACCTCTCATGCCCCCTCGCACGTGCTGGAGATGATTGTGACATCGATGCTGATTCCGCCATTGTCAATCTTCTGGCGTATCATTGGAGCGATACGCTTTCGCGTGTTTTTCTTATAG